In Pantoea cypripedii, the following proteins share a genomic window:
- the nirB gene encoding nitrite reductase large subunit NirB produces the protein MQQLIVIGNGMAGMRMVETLLQRAPGRYAITVIGREPEGNYNRVLLSPVLAGEKTFAETLIHSPQWYAENGVRLLAGEEVESVDIAARLLHTDQRTLSWDKLVFACGSQPRMPSLPGIGQPHVLGFRTLRDVKKMQAEVGPVVVLGGGLVGVEAAAALRQQGRAVTLLHHRPWLLDRQLDAHAGSLLQQHLTARGIDCRLGVSLQQVEAQQVMLTDGSQIAAQQVVIAIGVIPEIALAQAAGVPCQRGILVNRQLHTAIPGIYALGECCEIDGETFGLVAPCLAQAAVLAGSLAGEPVDDFYYQESGTRLKVSGIEMFSAGEMSEAPSLTSFDPLAGHYQRLFLRDGVLSGVLLFGDSSPAATLLTRLQRTERVDINALFGLDNNTTQPVAAGSTMMSKPILAVVGHGMVGHHFLEQLVSRELHQQYHIVVYGDEPQMAYDRVHLTEYFTGKSADDLSLVSDNFFQQHGIELRSGCEVNAIDPQRRSLRDSQGNELAWDKLVLATGSVPFVPPVPGHDLPRCFVYRTLADLDAIAACARGAKRGVVIGGGLLGLEAANALKQLGLETHVVEFAPRLMAVQLDDGGAQMLRGKISALGVQVHTSKATEAIESQPDGSVQLRFADGSLLDTDLVVFSAGIRPRDALARAAGMTLGERGGIVIDDNCATSVRDVYAIGECALWHGQIFGLVAPGYQMARVLAGQLAQEETAFSGADMSTKLKLLGVEVASFGDAHGRTPASQNYQWIDNPKGIYKKLVVSEDGKTLLGGVLVGDSSDYASLLQMMLNKMALPEAPESLILPQLAGAPAKALGVAALPDSAQICSCHNVSKGDICTAVQSGCGDMAALKSCTKAATGCGGCSALVKQVMEHQLASLGVEVKKDICEHFAWSRQELYHLIRVGEITTFDELLAQHGRGHGCEICKPLVGSLLASCWNDYLLKPAHLPLQDTNDRYFANIQKDGTYSVVPRVPGGEITPQGLIAIGEVAAQYDLYTKITGGQRIDLFGARLDQLPAIWEALIAAGFETGHAYGKSLRTVKSCVGSSWCRYGVQDSTAFAIALEHRYKGLRAPHKIKMAVSGCTRECAEAQSKDIGVIATDKGWNLYVCGNGGMKPRHADLFASDLDDDTLIRYVDRILMFYVRTADRLQRTSVWMDNMEGGLAYLREVVIDDALGIGATLEQEMQLVVDRYQCEWHTTLADPSRRALFSATINSDQPDETLHYSEVRGQRQPVDNLSIPVLTLPAEPWHAICDEAAIPPAAGVGARLGQQRVALFRFGSAIYALEDIEPGTQASVLSRGILGDVAGEPVVISPLYKQRIRLRDGQSLDNPQLQLRCWPVRVEGGKVWLGNQPLLALAAAS, from the coding sequence CTGCTGCAGCGTGCGCCAGGACGTTATGCGATTACCGTCATTGGCCGCGAACCCGAGGGAAATTACAACCGGGTGCTGCTGTCGCCGGTGCTGGCGGGGGAGAAAACCTTCGCTGAAACCCTGATTCATTCCCCGCAATGGTATGCGGAGAACGGCGTCAGGTTGCTGGCGGGGGAAGAGGTCGAGTCGGTGGACATCGCCGCCCGACTGCTGCACACCGACCAGCGCACCCTGAGCTGGGACAAGCTGGTATTTGCCTGCGGATCGCAGCCACGGATGCCATCGCTGCCCGGCATCGGCCAGCCCCATGTGTTGGGATTCCGCACCTTACGCGATGTGAAAAAAATGCAGGCTGAGGTGGGACCGGTGGTGGTGCTGGGCGGTGGCCTGGTTGGCGTTGAGGCGGCAGCGGCACTGCGCCAGCAGGGGCGCGCAGTCACGTTACTGCACCATCGTCCCTGGCTGCTGGATCGTCAGCTGGATGCTCACGCCGGGTCGCTGTTGCAGCAACACCTGACCGCACGTGGTATCGACTGCCGTCTCGGGGTGTCGTTGCAGCAGGTGGAGGCGCAGCAGGTGATGCTCACCGATGGTAGCCAGATCGCCGCACAGCAGGTGGTGATTGCCATCGGCGTCATTCCGGAGATTGCGCTGGCGCAGGCGGCGGGCGTGCCTTGTCAACGCGGCATTCTGGTGAATCGCCAGCTGCATACCGCGATCCCCGGTATCTATGCCCTGGGTGAATGCTGCGAGATTGACGGCGAAACCTTCGGTCTGGTCGCACCCTGTCTGGCACAGGCGGCAGTGCTGGCCGGAAGTCTGGCGGGGGAGCCGGTGGATGATTTTTATTACCAGGAGAGCGGCACCCGGCTCAAGGTCAGCGGCATCGAGATGTTCAGTGCCGGAGAGATGAGTGAAGCCCCTTCGCTGACCAGCTTCGACCCGCTAGCGGGACACTACCAACGGCTGTTCCTGCGTGATGGCGTGCTTTCAGGCGTGCTGTTGTTTGGTGACAGCAGTCCGGCAGCAACGTTACTCACCCGATTACAACGGACCGAACGCGTTGATATCAATGCGCTGTTTGGCCTGGACAACAATACGACGCAGCCAGTGGCTGCAGGAAGCACAATGATGAGCAAACCCATTCTCGCAGTCGTGGGCCACGGTATGGTTGGCCACCATTTTCTTGAGCAACTGGTCAGCCGCGAGCTGCATCAGCAATATCATATTGTGGTGTACGGCGACGAGCCGCAGATGGCTTACGATCGCGTGCATCTGACAGAGTATTTCACCGGCAAAAGTGCTGACGACCTGTCATTGGTGAGTGACAATTTTTTCCAGCAGCACGGCATTGAGTTGCGTAGCGGTTGTGAAGTCAATGCGATTGACCCGCAGCGCCGCAGCCTGCGCGACAGCCAGGGGAACGAACTGGCGTGGGACAAACTGGTGCTGGCGACCGGCTCGGTGCCGTTTGTGCCACCGGTACCAGGCCATGACCTGCCGCGTTGCTTTGTCTATCGTACGCTGGCGGATCTCGATGCTATCGCCGCCTGTGCGCGTGGGGCGAAACGCGGGGTGGTGATTGGTGGCGGTTTGCTGGGTCTGGAGGCGGCTAATGCTCTGAAGCAACTGGGGCTGGAAACCCATGTGGTTGAGTTTGCGCCGCGCCTGATGGCCGTGCAGCTGGATGACGGTGGCGCGCAAATGCTGCGTGGCAAAATCAGCGCCCTCGGGGTGCAGGTGCACACCAGCAAGGCAACGGAAGCCATTGAGAGCCAGCCGGACGGCAGCGTGCAACTGCGCTTCGCTGATGGCAGCCTGCTGGATACCGACCTGGTGGTGTTTTCCGCCGGGATCCGCCCGCGTGATGCGCTGGCGCGGGCGGCAGGCATGACCCTCGGTGAACGTGGCGGCATCGTCATTGATGATAACTGCGCGACCAGCGTGCGCGATGTGTATGCCATCGGTGAATGCGCCCTGTGGCACGGACAAATTTTTGGTCTGGTGGCACCGGGCTACCAGATGGCGCGGGTGCTGGCCGGACAACTGGCTCAGGAAGAGACGGCCTTCAGCGGCGCGGATATGAGCACCAAACTTAAGCTGCTGGGGGTGGAAGTCGCATCATTTGGCGACGCTCATGGCCGTACTCCGGCCAGCCAGAACTATCAATGGATCGATAACCCGAAAGGCATCTACAAAAAGCTGGTGGTGTCTGAGGATGGCAAAACCCTGCTGGGCGGGGTGCTGGTGGGAGACAGCAGCGATTACGCCAGCCTGCTGCAAATGATGCTGAATAAAATGGCGCTGCCGGAAGCGCCGGAAAGCCTGATTCTGCCTCAGCTGGCGGGTGCGCCAGCCAAAGCACTCGGCGTTGCCGCGTTGCCGGACAGCGCACAGATTTGCTCCTGCCACAATGTCAGCAAAGGCGACATCTGTACTGCCGTGCAAAGCGGCTGTGGCGATATGGCGGCACTGAAAAGCTGCACCAAAGCGGCCACCGGTTGTGGGGGCTGTAGCGCGCTGGTGAAGCAGGTGATGGAGCATCAGCTCGCCAGCCTCGGTGTTGAAGTGAAGAAGGACATTTGCGAGCACTTTGCCTGGTCACGCCAGGAGTTGTATCACCTGATCCGCGTGGGTGAAATCACCACGTTTGATGAGTTGCTGGCCCAGCATGGTCGTGGTCATGGCTGCGAAATCTGCAAGCCGTTGGTGGGTTCACTGCTGGCCTCCTGCTGGAATGATTATTTGCTTAAACCCGCGCATCTGCCGTTGCAGGACACCAACGATCGCTACTTCGCTAACATCCAGAAAGATGGCACCTACTCGGTGGTGCCGCGCGTACCCGGTGGTGAAATCACCCCGCAGGGCCTGATTGCGATTGGTGAAGTGGCGGCGCAGTACGACCTCTACACCAAAATTACCGGCGGACAACGTATCGACCTGTTTGGTGCGCGTCTCGATCAACTGCCCGCTATCTGGGAAGCGCTGATTGCCGCCGGATTTGAAACCGGCCATGCCTATGGCAAATCGCTGCGCACGGTAAAATCCTGCGTCGGATCGAGCTGGTGCCGCTACGGCGTGCAGGATTCCACCGCTTTTGCCATCGCGCTGGAGCATCGCTACAAGGGCCTGCGTGCGCCGCACAAAATTAAAATGGCGGTGTCTGGCTGCACGCGCGAATGTGCCGAAGCGCAGAGCAAAGATATTGGCGTGATCGCCACTGATAAAGGCTGGAACCTGTATGTGTGCGGCAATGGCGGTATGAAACCCCGCCATGCTGACCTGTTTGCCAGCGACCTGGATGACGACACCCTGATCCGTTATGTCGATCGCATCCTGATGTTCTATGTCCGCACTGCCGATCGTTTGCAACGCACCAGCGTGTGGATGGACAACATGGAGGGCGGGCTGGCGTATCTGCGTGAGGTGGTGATTGACGATGCGCTTGGCATCGGTGCCACGCTGGAGCAGGAGATGCAGCTGGTGGTGGATCGTTATCAGTGCGAATGGCACACCACGCTGGCCGACCCGTCGCGCCGTGCGTTGTTCAGTGCCACCATCAACAGCGACCAGCCGGACGAAACCCTGCATTACAGCGAAGTACGTGGCCAGCGTCAGCCGGTTGATAACCTAAGCATCCCGGTGCTGACCCTGCCAGCGGAACCGTGGCACGCCATCTGTGATGAGGCGGCGATCCCCCCTGCGGCAGGTGTCGGGGCGCGGCTGGGTCAGCAGCGTGTGGCCTTGTTCCGCTTCGGTAGTGCCATTTATGCGCTGGAGGATATTGAACCGGGTACTCAGGCCAGCGTGTTGTCACGCGGCATTCTCGGTGATGTGGCCGGGGAGCCGGTGGTGATCTCGCCATTGTATAAGCAGCGGATACGCCTGCGTGACGGGCAAAGCCTCGACAACCCCCAGCTGCAATTACGTTGCTGGCCAGTACGGGTTGAGGGTGGCAAAGTCTGGCTGGGTAATCAGCCGCTGCTGGCCCTGGCGGCAGCATCATGA
- a CDS encoding nitrate reductase yields MKTTCPYCGVGCGVEIPAPDAPVSGDRQHPANFGRLCVKGSALGETLGQEGRLLWPQVKGQRVSMDQALDYVAAGLRDIIHQHGPQAVAFYASGQLLTEDYYAANKLMKGFIGAANIDTNSRLCMASAVVGYKRAFGADAVPCCYEDIEQTDLVILVGSNAAWAHPVAWQRLVQAKQQRPEMKLVVIDPRRTASCDVADLHLALRPGSDSALFAGLLNWLSSEGGIDRSMLPHLDHVEATLAACTDWDLAAVARACQLDQASILAFWQLFTAHPRVLTLWCMGINQSQTGSDNNNAILNVHLLSGKIGRPGCGPFSLTGQPNAMGGREVGGLANQLAAHMGFSVEEVDRLARFWRSERVASQPGLKAVELFQAVERGEVKAVWIMGTNPAVSMPEGNRVAEALARCPLVIVSEVSAATDTSAYADVLLPAQGWGEKNGTVTNSERRISRQRSFVAPAGEAKPDWWLLAQVAQRLGYEDAFGWQHPHEIFIEHAALSGFENQGRRAFDISALATLSREQYDQLQPVQWPVNPAAPAGTARLFSDRRFFHPEGKARLLPVAIPLSTPSSEHYPLLMNTGRIRDQWHTMTRTGAVPRLMQHYDEPFVLLHPHDAAAHGLSQGDLTRVQSQLGWWCGRVNIDNGLTRGQLFIPMHWTRQYSAQANVDGLVAARCCPDSGQPALKQTAVRLQPLRPQWQGWLWQREQADPQHVDYWSRAPQPGVQRYVLAGQGSPADWLQQQPGAAELQWQQARAGQQLHLLGWRDGQLERAFYAAPWLPEIDHSFVALGFSEHPATAQQRHALLGGRPAQGESQGRTICSCFGVGEVAIRRAIEQGCHSPAALGASLKCGTNCGSCIPELKQLISALQVAQ; encoded by the coding sequence ATGAAAACCACCTGTCCCTACTGTGGCGTGGGTTGCGGCGTCGAGATCCCTGCTCCTGATGCCCCGGTCAGTGGCGACCGCCAGCATCCGGCTAACTTTGGCCGCCTGTGCGTCAAGGGTTCTGCGCTGGGGGAAACGCTAGGACAGGAGGGACGTTTGCTGTGGCCGCAGGTCAAAGGCCAGCGTGTCAGCATGGATCAGGCACTGGATTATGTGGCCGCAGGATTGCGTGACATCATCCATCAGCATGGCCCACAGGCAGTGGCGTTTTATGCCTCTGGCCAGCTGCTGACCGAAGATTACTACGCCGCCAATAAACTGATGAAAGGCTTTATTGGTGCCGCCAATATCGATACCAACTCGCGGCTGTGTATGGCCTCGGCGGTGGTGGGATACAAACGGGCCTTCGGTGCCGATGCGGTGCCTTGCTGCTATGAGGACATTGAGCAGACGGACCTGGTGATTCTGGTGGGTTCCAACGCGGCCTGGGCGCATCCGGTTGCCTGGCAGAGGCTGGTGCAGGCGAAGCAGCAGCGGCCAGAGATGAAGCTGGTGGTTATCGATCCGCGGCGGACCGCCAGCTGTGATGTGGCCGATCTGCATCTGGCCTTGCGTCCCGGCAGCGATAGCGCCTTATTTGCCGGATTACTTAACTGGCTGAGCAGCGAGGGCGGCATCGATCGCAGTATGCTGCCGCACCTCGACCATGTCGAAGCGACGCTGGCAGCCTGTACTGACTGGGATCTGGCCGCCGTTGCCCGTGCCTGCCAGCTGGATCAGGCCAGCATCCTTGCCTTCTGGCAGCTATTCACCGCGCATCCCCGTGTCTTGACGTTATGGTGCATGGGGATCAACCAGTCGCAGACTGGCAGCGACAATAACAACGCCATCCTTAACGTGCATCTGCTGAGCGGCAAAATTGGCCGTCCGGGATGTGGGCCTTTCTCGCTCACCGGCCAGCCCAATGCCATGGGCGGGCGCGAAGTAGGCGGCCTGGCCAATCAACTGGCCGCGCATATGGGGTTTAGCGTGGAAGAGGTGGATCGACTGGCCCGTTTCTGGCGCAGCGAGCGGGTAGCCTCTCAGCCTGGCCTGAAGGCAGTAGAGTTGTTCCAGGCGGTTGAACGTGGTGAGGTGAAAGCGGTCTGGATTATGGGCACCAATCCGGCGGTGTCGATGCCGGAGGGAAATCGCGTGGCTGAAGCGCTGGCGCGTTGCCCGCTGGTGATTGTCTCGGAGGTGAGTGCGGCCACCGATACCAGCGCTTATGCCGACGTGCTGCTTCCCGCTCAGGGGTGGGGGGAAAAGAATGGCACCGTGACCAATTCGGAACGCCGCATTTCGCGGCAACGCAGTTTTGTTGCACCCGCCGGGGAAGCGAAGCCAGACTGGTGGTTGCTGGCTCAGGTGGCTCAGCGCCTCGGTTATGAGGACGCTTTTGGCTGGCAGCATCCCCATGAAATCTTTATTGAACATGCAGCGTTGTCTGGCTTTGAAAATCAGGGGCGTCGTGCGTTTGATATCAGCGCCCTGGCAACGCTGAGTCGTGAACAGTATGACCAGTTGCAGCCGGTGCAGTGGCCGGTTAACCCGGCTGCCCCGGCAGGTACTGCCCGGCTGTTCAGCGATCGCCGCTTCTTTCATCCAGAGGGTAAAGCCCGTCTGCTGCCGGTAGCCATTCCGTTATCTACCCCATCGTCCGAACATTATCCGTTGCTGATGAACACCGGGCGTATCCGCGATCAGTGGCACACCATGACGCGTACCGGTGCAGTGCCGCGGCTGATGCAGCATTACGACGAACCTTTTGTATTGCTGCATCCCCATGACGCGGCGGCACATGGCCTGAGTCAGGGGGATCTGACGCGGGTGCAATCACAGCTTGGCTGGTGGTGTGGCCGGGTGAATATTGATAACGGCCTGACGCGTGGACAGCTGTTTATCCCGATGCACTGGACGCGTCAGTACAGCGCCCAGGCGAATGTCGATGGGCTGGTGGCGGCGCGTTGTTGTCCGGATTCCGGGCAACCAGCCCTCAAGCAAACTGCCGTGCGTCTGCAACCGCTGCGTCCGCAGTGGCAGGGCTGGTTGTGGCAGCGTGAGCAGGCGGATCCACAGCATGTGGATTATTGGTCACGCGCGCCGCAGCCGGGTGTCCAGCGTTATGTGCTGGCCGGGCAGGGCTCACCAGCCGATTGGTTACAGCAACAGCCCGGTGCAGCTGAACTGCAATGGCAGCAAGCCCGTGCAGGACAGCAGCTGCATCTGTTGGGCTGGCGCGATGGTCAGCTGGAGCGGGCATTCTATGCCGCTCCCTGGTTACCAGAGATTGACCATTCCTTTGTCGCGTTGGGATTCAGCGAACATCCAGCCACGGCGCAACAACGTCATGCGTTACTTGGCGGACGGCCTGCGCAGGGAGAGAGCCAGGGACGGACCATTTGCAGCTGTTTTGGCGTCGGTGAAGTCGCCATCCGACGAGCCATTGAGCAGGGTTGCCACTCTCCGGCAGCGCTGGGCGCATCGCTCAAGTGCGGCACCAACTGTGGCTCCTGTATTCCGGAGCTGAAACAACTTATCAGCGCGCTTCAGGTAGCGCAGTAG